A window of the Oscillospiraceae bacterium NTUH-002-81 genome harbors these coding sequences:
- a CDS encoding amino acid ABC transporter ATP-binding protein, with amino-acid sequence MSDKYNGPLIRAVNVKKNFGDQEVLKGIDLEVNEGDVVVIIGPSGSGKSTFLRCLNLLEVPTDGHILFEGTDITDKKVNIDLHRQKVGMVFQHFNLFPHMNVMKNLTLGPIKLQGKKPEEAEKEAMELLKLVGLADRADAYPNQLSGGQKQRIAIVRALCMKPEVLLFDEPTSALDPEMVGEVLNVMRDLARSGMTMIVVTHEMGFAREVANRVVFMDEGILMEENTPEEFFSHPKNERLQSFLSKVL; translated from the coding sequence GTGAGCGATAAGTATAACGGACCGCTGATCCGGGCGGTAAATGTAAAGAAAAATTTCGGCGACCAGGAGGTGCTCAAGGGCATCGATCTGGAGGTCAATGAAGGGGACGTGGTGGTGATCATCGGGCCGTCCGGCTCCGGTAAAAGTACCTTTCTGCGCTGCCTGAACCTGCTGGAGGTTCCTACGGATGGCCATATTTTATTTGAAGGAACGGATATTACAGACAAGAAAGTAAATATCGACCTGCACCGGCAGAAGGTGGGCATGGTGTTCCAGCATTTCAATCTGTTCCCCCATATGAACGTGATGAAAAATCTGACCTTGGGCCCCATCAAGCTGCAGGGCAAGAAGCCGGAGGAGGCAGAGAAGGAAGCCATGGAGCTTTTGAAGCTGGTAGGTCTTGCGGACCGGGCGGATGCATATCCCAACCAGCTGTCCGGTGGACAGAAGCAGCGAATCGCTATCGTCCGGGCGCTGTGCATGAAGCCGGAGGTGCTGTTGTTCGATGAGCCCACCTCGGCGCTGGATCCGGAGATGGTAGGCGAGGTGCTGAACGTGATGCGGGATCTGGCCAGAAGCGGCATGACGATGATCGTGGTCACCCATGAGATGGGATTTGCCAGAGAGGTGGCAAACCGGGTCGTATTCATGGACGAGGGAATTCTCATGGAAGAAAATACACCGGAAGAATTTTTCAGCCATCCGAAAAATGAGCGGCTGCAGTCGTTTTTAAGCAAGGTGTTATAA
- a CDS encoding cold-shock protein, whose translation MNKGTVKWFNATKGYGFITDSENGQEVFVHFSGIVANGFKTLEEGQQVTFDLAEGQKGMQAVNVVVC comes from the coding sequence ATGAATAAAGGTACAGTGAAATGGTTCAACGCAACTAAAGGCTATGGCTTCATCACCGATTCCGAGAACGGCCAGGAAGTATTCGTTCACTTTTCCGGCATCGTTGCCAACGGATTTAAGACTCTGGAAGAGGGTCAGCAGGTAACCTTCGATCTCGCCGAAGGACAGAAGGGCATGCAGGCAGTCAACGTTGTTGTTTGCTAA
- a CDS encoding NlpC/P60 family protein: MKKRIRLLAAALAASMMIQTPVYASSVKDMQNQKNKTQQELNKVNENISNLQKNSRQTQNEINELDSELVSLLADLDILEQDITNKEAEIEQAQKDYDAAKAQEDKQYEDMKLRIQYMYEKGETSYVELLLQAQSIADWINKADYAQQVYSYDRDMLINYQAIRQQVADLQVQLDEDKEELLEIEASYKEQQASLEAMIAEKKKKVANFESQLANAKKEAANLKKKIETQNSEIKKAQAKAAASTTKSGSSSSGSGSVSIGSGGGGSAAGNSIAGYACQFVGNPYVWGGTSLTNGADCSGFTMSVFAHFGISLPHSSGGQASGGRSVSYADAQPGDIICYPGHVAIYLGGGRIVHASTAKTGIKYGNATYRTITAIKRYY, from the coding sequence ATGAAGAAAAGAATCCGTCTGCTGGCAGCGGCCCTGGCAGCATCTATGATGATACAGACACCGGTGTATGCGTCCAGCGTCAAGGATATGCAGAATCAGAAAAATAAGACGCAGCAGGAATTGAATAAAGTCAACGAGAATATTTCCAATCTGCAGAAGAATTCCCGGCAGACCCAGAATGAGATCAATGAACTGGACTCCGAGCTGGTCTCTCTTCTGGCAGATCTGGATATTCTGGAACAGGATATTACGAATAAAGAAGCGGAGATCGAACAGGCACAGAAGGATTATGATGCGGCCAAGGCACAGGAAGACAAGCAGTACGAGGATATGAAGCTCCGGATCCAGTACATGTATGAGAAGGGCGAGACGAGTTACGTGGAGCTTCTGCTTCAGGCGCAGAGTATTGCAGACTGGATCAACAAGGCTGATTATGCCCAGCAGGTATACTCCTATGACCGGGATATGCTCATCAATTATCAGGCAATCCGGCAGCAGGTGGCTGATCTGCAGGTACAGCTGGATGAGGATAAGGAAGAACTGCTGGAGATTGAGGCCAGCTACAAAGAGCAGCAGGCGTCCCTGGAGGCGATGATTGCAGAGAAGAAGAAGAAGGTGGCCAACTTTGAAAGCCAGCTGGCCAATGCCAAGAAGGAAGCAGCCAATTTAAAGAAGAAGATCGAGACGCAGAACAGTGAGATCAAGAAGGCGCAGGCGAAGGCAGCCGCCTCTACCACCAAAAGCGGCAGCTCTTCTTCGGGTTCCGGTTCTGTCAGCATTGGCAGCGGCGGAGGCGGCAGCGCTGCCGGAAACAGCATTGCCGGCTATGCCTGCCAGTTTGTGGGTAATCCATATGTATGGGGCGGTACCAGCCTGACCAACGGTGCAGACTGCTCCGGCTTTACCATGTCGGTATTTGCCCATTTCGGCATTTCCCTGCCCCACTCCTCGGGCGGTCAGGCTTCCGGCGGAAGGTCCGTGTCCTATGCGGATGCACAGCCCGGTGATATCATCTGTTATCCCGGCCATGTGGCGATCTATCTGGGCGGCGGGCGGATCGTTCACGCCAGCACGGCCAAGACAGGGATCAAATACGGCAATGCGACCTACCGTACCATTACAGCCATCAAGAGATACTACTAA
- a CDS encoding recombinase family protein — MDKITALYCRFAYGDVPEIIEEQKALLLQTACDNGLSNTRFYVDSGVSGLTMDRPAFNELMADMENGLIEAVIAQDASRICRRSSVSTTYIEEIFPAHGVRFLSAEAPSDKSLMDILLAARDSSKETR, encoded by the coding sequence ATGGATAAAATCACAGCCCTTTACTGTCGGTTCGCCTACGGCGATGTTCCCGAGATCATTGAGGAGCAGAAAGCCCTGCTTCTTCAGACTGCCTGCGACAACGGTCTTTCCAACACCCGCTTCTATGTGGACAGCGGTGTCAGCGGCCTTACCATGGACCGCCCGGCCTTCAACGAGCTGATGGCCGATATGGAAAACGGTCTCATTGAGGCGGTCATCGCACAGGATGCCTCCCGCATCTGCCGCCGTTCCTCTGTGAGCACCACATACATCGAGGAAATCTTCCCGGCACACGGGGTCCGGTTCCTGAGTGCAGAAGCACCCTCCGACAAAAGTCTCATGGACATCCTGCTGGCTGCCCGAGACAGCAGCAAAGAAACCAGATAA